One segment of Brienomyrus brachyistius isolate T26 unplaced genomic scaffold, BBRACH_0.4 scaffold50, whole genome shotgun sequence DNA contains the following:
- the LOC125723636 gene encoding GATA-binding factor 2-like has protein sequence MEVAAEQSRWMSHHHSILNSQHTDSHHPGLTHNYMDPMAQLLPPDEVDVFLNHLDSPGNPYYPSSRTRVSYSQAHARLAGSQVCRPHLLHSPGIPWLDSSKAAFSATHHPNPWAVSHFSKPGLHPARSGFPCSSGSSTAPVPSLTSASHSSPHHLYSFPPTPPKDVSPDPGAASPSSSSTRIDEKESIKYQLSISDGMKMEGCSPIRNSLTSMNAQTTSTHHPIPTYPAYPLPTPHDYSSSLFHHGSLLGGPPGFTPKCKSKARSSSEGRECVNCGATSTPLWRRDGTGHYLCNACGLYHKMNGQNRPLIKPKRRLSAARRAGTCCANCQTSTTTLWRRNGNGDPVCNACGLYYKLHNVNRPLTMKKEGIQTRNRKMSNKSKKSKRGEGFEELSKCMQDKPSPFGSAALAGHMPHMGHLAPFSHSAHMLPTPTAIHPSFTHH, from the exons ATGGAAGTAGCGGCCGAGCAGTCTAGGTGGATGTCACATCACCACTCTATACTGAACAGCCAACACACGGACTCGCACCACCCCGGACTGACACACAACTACATGGACCCCATGGCCCAGTTACTGCCACCAGACGAGGTCGACGTTTTTCTAAACCATCTGGATTCACCAGGAAATCCATATTATCCCAGCTCCCGAACCAGGGTGTCTTACAGTCAAGCTCACG CTCGCCTCGCAGGGAGTCAAGTCTGCCGACCGCACCTCCTTCACAGTCCAGGCATCCCGTGGCTGGACAGTAGCAAGGCGGCCTTTTCCGCGACGCATCATCCCAACCCATGGGCGGTCAGCCACTTTAGCAAGCCCGGATTGCATCCGGCAAGGTCTGGCTTTCCCTGCAGCAGTGGTTCCTCTACTGCTCCCGTGCCATCTCTGACTTCGGCATCTCATTCCAGCCCACACCACCTCTATAGTTTCCCCCCGACTCCACCTAAGGACGTGTCTCCAGATCCAGGAGCTGCTTCGCCATCATCGTCTTCCACTAGAATAGACGAGAAAGAGTCCATCAAGTACCAGTTATCAATATCAGATGGAATGAAAATGGAAGGTTGCAGTCCGATACGAAACAGCCTGACTTCAATGAATGCCCAGACTACCTCCACACACCATCCCATCCCGACGTATCCAGCCTACCCTCTCCCAACACCACACGATTACAGCAGCAGCCTTTTCCATCACGGCAGCCTGCTCGGCGGACCCCCCGGTTTCACACCGAAGTGTAAATCCAAGGCAAGGTCGAGTTCAG AGGGCCGTGAGTGTGTCAACTGTGGGGCCACCTCCACACCCCTGTGGCGAAGAGATGGCACTGGACACTACCTCTGCAATGCCTGTGGCCTCTACCACAAGATGAATGGCCAGAACCGACCCCTCATCAAACCCAAACGCAGATTG TCCGCTGCGAGACGTGCTGGCACCTGCTGCGCTAACTGTCAGACAAGCACGACAACTCTGTGGCGACGCAACGGGAACGGAGACCCGGTGTGCAACGCCTGCGGCCTCTACTACAAGCTGCACAAC GTGAACCGACCACTAACCATGAAGAAGGAAGGTATCCAGACACGAAACCGCAAAATGTCCAACAAGTCCAAGAAAAGCAAGCGTGGTGAAGGCTTTGAGGAGCTCTCCAAGTGCATGCAGGACAAGCCATCGCCCTTCGGCAGTGCTGCACTTGCAGGGCACATGCCTCACATGGGGCACCTGGCTCCCTTCAGCCACTCCGCACACATGTTGCCCACCCCCACAGCGATTCACCCCTCCTTCACCCACCACTGA